Proteins from a genomic interval of Kitasatospora kifunensis:
- a CDS encoding IS630 family transposase, giving the protein MDPLQGPGFRGKRTRIVGLYTCPPEDATVVCVDELGPVIPRTFPPAPGWSPDGHRIKNEIEYGRGLEKTWVYGGLRVTDGQEVTMTASSRNSEFYQQFLCLLEEANPTGDIVVVTDNLSSHNSLSTRTWLQDHPRIRHVFIPVGACWLNLQEGWWRIFRKAALAGHSFADPDEITDATRLATAQLNARARPWIWGRPAPPTRQLRHRYVYRL; this is encoded by the coding sequence CTGGACCCGCTCCAAGGACCCGGATTTCGAGGGAAAAGGACGCGGATCGTCGGTCTGTACACCTGCCCGCCCGAGGACGCGACGGTCGTCTGCGTCGACGAGCTCGGCCCAGTGATCCCACGTACCTTCCCGCCGGCGCCGGGCTGGTCGCCGGACGGACACCGCATCAAGAACGAGATCGAGTACGGTCGCGGACTGGAGAAGACATGGGTCTACGGCGGCCTGCGCGTCACCGACGGACAGGAGGTCACCATGACCGCCTCCTCCCGCAACAGCGAGTTTTACCAGCAGTTCTTGTGCCTACTGGAGGAGGCCAATCCGACAGGCGACATCGTCGTGGTGACCGACAACCTGTCCTCCCACAACAGCCTGTCCACCCGGACCTGGCTCCAGGACCACCCACGGATCCGACATGTCTTCATACCCGTCGGCGCGTGCTGGCTCAACCTCCAGGAAGGCTGGTGGCGCATCTTCCGCAAAGCCGCCCTCGCCGGCCACTCCTTCGCCGACCCCGACGAGATCACCGACGCCACCCGCCTCGCAACCGCCCAGCTCAACGCACGTGCCAGGCCCTGGATCTGGGGCAGACCCGCCCCACCCACCCGCCAACTCCGACATCGATATGTGTACCGCCTATGA
- a CDS encoding helix-turn-helix domain-containing protein codes for MVLQARQSRDEAEEVTVHRLARVRKAPRDLVLRAQMVEWSWDGMLVPAIAVELGCSQKTVRRWLHRFNRDGLEGLDDLGGQGRKRRITEAERSRIIALVKQPPPGRMTVQADGVREAVDEAGPPEWTLDALAGQARAAGIEVSRSQVRRILLAEGVRWRRTRSWTRSKDPDFEGKGRGSSVCTPARPRTRRSSASTSSAQ; via the coding sequence GTGGTGCTGCAGGCGCGGCAGAGCCGTGACGAGGCCGAGGAAGTGACGGTGCATCGGCTGGCGCGGGTGCGGAAGGCTCCGCGGGATCTGGTGCTGCGGGCTCAGATGGTGGAGTGGAGCTGGGACGGGATGCTGGTCCCGGCGATCGCTGTCGAGTTGGGATGCAGTCAGAAGACGGTGCGTCGATGGCTGCACCGCTTCAACCGGGACGGGCTGGAGGGCCTGGACGACCTGGGCGGACAGGGGCGCAAGCGTCGGATCACCGAGGCGGAGCGTTCGAGGATCATCGCGCTGGTGAAGCAACCTCCGCCGGGCCGGATGACGGTCCAGGCCGACGGGGTCCGGGAGGCCGTGGACGAGGCCGGGCCGCCGGAGTGGACGCTGGACGCGCTGGCCGGGCAGGCACGCGCGGCGGGCATCGAGGTCAGTCGCTCGCAGGTGCGCAGGATCCTGCTGGCCGAGGGTGTGCGCTGGCGTCGCACCAGGTCCTGGACCCGCTCCAAGGACCCGGATTTCGAGGGAAAAGGACGCGGATCGTCGGTCTGTACACCTGCCCGCCCGAGGACGCGACGGTCGTCTGCGTCGACGAGCTCGGCCCAGTGA
- a CDS encoding tryptophan 7-halogenase translates to MVIVGGGTAGWMTASYLKVAFGDRMTVTLVESKSVPSIGVGEHSALRAIVNHCTVQYR, encoded by the coding sequence GTGGTGATCGTCGGTGGCGGTACGGCGGGCTGGATGACGGCGTCCTACCTGAAAGTGGCATTCGGCGACCGGATGACGGTAACCCTGGTCGAATCGAAGAGCGTGCCCTCGATCGGTGTGGGTGAGCACAGCGCACTCCGGGCGATCGTCAATCATTGCACGGTGCAATACCGATAA
- a CDS encoding TauD/TfdA family dioxygenase translates to MKRLVIEPNERRQIEWLVDDVLNEYGPWDPVQFVTHAKTVAESLPIRVRQFFRQVQSDETDVAVLSGLPLSQDLAPTPTGWDMAQKTGVGCREEVVLMLSSAALGEPFGWGDQQNGHIMHDVCPAPGKELSETSGSSTAALSLHTEDAFHQCRCDYVALYCLRNPDRIGTTVVRADRLDLPPQLSEILSEKRFHHRPDQSHIGPQGHSSGAVDVDAILFGPPESRYLRIDFDDTCAAEEGDRAAQEAIAELYKHVCDAMEKVVLEPGDAIFLDNYRVAHGREPFSPRYDGTDRWLKRANLIRDIRRVFMATESRSRVIA, encoded by the coding sequence ATGAAAAGGCTTGTCATCGAACCCAACGAGCGCAGGCAGATCGAATGGCTGGTCGACGACGTGCTCAACGAGTACGGCCCGTGGGACCCGGTTCAGTTCGTCACGCATGCCAAGACAGTGGCGGAGTCGCTGCCCATTCGGGTCCGCCAGTTCTTCCGGCAGGTCCAGTCGGACGAGACCGACGTGGCGGTGCTGTCGGGGCTGCCGCTGAGCCAGGACCTCGCGCCGACACCGACCGGCTGGGACATGGCGCAGAAGACTGGCGTCGGCTGTCGGGAGGAGGTCGTGCTCATGCTGTCCAGCGCCGCCCTCGGCGAGCCGTTCGGCTGGGGCGACCAGCAGAACGGTCACATCATGCACGATGTGTGCCCGGCGCCCGGCAAAGAGCTCTCGGAGACCAGTGGCAGCAGCACGGCCGCGCTGTCGCTGCACACCGAGGACGCCTTCCACCAGTGCCGCTGCGACTACGTGGCGCTCTACTGCCTGCGCAACCCGGACCGGATCGGCACCACCGTCGTGCGCGCCGACCGACTCGACCTGCCGCCGCAGCTGTCCGAGATCCTGTCGGAGAAACGGTTTCACCACCGCCCCGACCAGTCGCACATCGGGCCGCAGGGACATTCCAGTGGGGCGGTGGACGTGGACGCAATCCTGTTCGGCCCGCCCGAATCGCGTTACCTGCGGATCGACTTCGACGACACCTGCGCCGCGGAGGAGGGAGACCGCGCCGCACAGGAGGCTATCGCCGAGTTGTACAAGCATGTGTGCGACGCGATGGAAAAGGTGGTGCTGGAGCCCGGCGACGCGATATTTCTCGACAACTACCGCGTCGCGCACGGGCGGGAACCGTTCTCGCCGAGGTACGACGGAACGGACCGGTGGCTGAAGCGGGCCAACCTGATCCGAGACATCCGCCGGGTGTTCATGGCGACCGAATCCCGGTCGCGGGTCATCGCCTGA
- a CDS encoding sensor histidine kinase, producing MTLLKHREMSGGGLVRPRLPMPIMARGLIHRRRALLISSPSAGRRPFANGYPPDAAPLNCRQALTRGPRVLLTSSWPWRSFGYLLCGAVFAFLIMGAEMNGLLFPDSLPDYAQLVLVVFLAAVISMPVAAAERLRLRIVDSEPVGNPHVAPDEAGLKAWLWLRIGEAATWREFSYMIALTTVLSVIDLGGVLLLGSVVILIAAPFAEPFVGLGPLVVFGSWHVSSLLDRMLVVLLGLVLLPLVAYTVTALAVGRASFVRLLLAPRESEIVARVQELTRSRIRLADAFEAERKRIERDLHDGAQQRLVALIMTLGIVEHGLEDEQSDRAQLVARARKEAEGVLADLRELIRGIHPQLLTDRGVPAAVTEVADRSPVPVHVDFTILERLVPAVETVAYFAVKEALTNVVKHSRARTAWVTGCREEDRLVLRVGDDGVGGARPEDGRGLQGLSDRVAVVGGRLKLLSPPGGPTELVVELPWRTPDSA from the coding sequence ATGACCTTGTTGAAGCACAGGGAAATGAGTGGCGGCGGCCTTGTGCGCCCGCGCCTGCCGATGCCTATCATGGCCCGTGGGCTTATACACCGGCGTCGCGCTTTGTTGATCTCCAGTCCGAGTGCCGGCCGGCGGCCGTTCGCGAACGGGTACCCGCCGGACGCGGCGCCGTTGAACTGTCGGCAGGCGCTGACCCGTGGTCCGCGCGTGTTGCTGACGTCCAGTTGGCCGTGGCGGTCGTTCGGTTACCTGCTCTGCGGTGCGGTCTTCGCGTTCCTGATCATGGGCGCGGAGATGAACGGGCTGCTCTTCCCCGACAGCCTGCCCGACTACGCCCAACTGGTGCTGGTGGTCTTCCTGGCTGCGGTGATCAGCATGCCGGTCGCCGCAGCGGAACGCCTCCGCTTGCGCATAGTGGACTCCGAGCCCGTCGGCAACCCGCACGTGGCTCCGGATGAAGCCGGCCTGAAGGCGTGGCTGTGGCTGCGCATCGGCGAGGCGGCGACGTGGCGCGAGTTCAGCTACATGATCGCCCTGACGACCGTGCTGTCGGTGATTGACCTCGGCGGCGTCCTGCTACTGGGGAGCGTGGTCATCCTCATCGCCGCCCCGTTCGCTGAGCCCTTTGTCGGCCTCGGCCCGCTGGTCGTCTTCGGCTCCTGGCACGTCTCCTCCCTGCTCGACCGGATGCTGGTGGTGCTCCTCGGCCTCGTTCTGCTCCCGCTGGTGGCCTACACGGTGACCGCGCTGGCCGTGGGCCGGGCGTCGTTCGTGCGCCTGTTGCTGGCGCCGCGGGAGTCCGAGATCGTCGCCCGCGTCCAGGAGCTGACCCGGTCGCGCATCCGCCTGGCGGACGCGTTCGAGGCCGAGCGCAAGCGGATCGAGCGCGACCTGCACGACGGCGCGCAGCAGCGGCTGGTCGCGCTGATCATGACGCTGGGCATCGTGGAGCACGGGCTCGAAGACGAGCAGTCCGACCGTGCGCAGCTGGTGGCCAGGGCCCGCAAGGAGGCCGAAGGCGTGCTGGCCGACCTGCGAGAGCTGATCCGCGGCATCCACCCCCAGCTGCTGACCGACCGCGGCGTCCCGGCCGCGGTGACCGAGGTCGCCGACCGGAGCCCGGTGCCGGTGCACGTCGACTTCACCATTCTGGAGCGCCTTGTGCCCGCCGTGGAGACGGTGGCGTACTTCGCGGTGAAGGAGGCGCTCACCAACGTGGTGAAGCACAGCCGCGCCCGCACGGCGTGGGTGACCGGCTGCCGGGAGGAGGACCGCCTGGTGCTGCGCGTCGGGGACGACGGCGTGGGCGGCGCCCGCCCCGAGGACGGCCGCGGGTTGCAGGGCCTTTCCGATCGCGTCGCCGTGGTGGGGGGCAGGCTCAAACTCCTTAGCCCGCCCGGCGGACCAACTGAACTAGTCGTGGAGCTGCCGTGGCGAACACCCGACTCCGCATAG
- a CDS encoding response regulator: protein MANTRLRIVLAEDAVLLREGLVELLERFGHEVVAAVGDSRDLITAVDEHLPDIVVTDVRMPPDFKDDGLRAAMDLRGRFPALAVLVLTQYATTAYACELLESGEHSRGGLGYLLKDRIGGVAEFLAAIDCVATGGTVIDPEVIHQLMGRRQVDEPLGRLTPREREVLGLMAEGKTNAAIAAALNVSQPTVAKGIGSIFLKFGLSEDDGHRRVLAVLTYLRS, encoded by the coding sequence GTGGCGAACACCCGACTCCGCATAGTCCTTGCCGAGGACGCCGTCCTGCTGCGGGAAGGTCTCGTCGAACTGCTGGAGCGGTTCGGGCACGAGGTCGTGGCCGCGGTCGGCGACAGCCGCGACCTGATCACGGCGGTCGATGAGCACCTCCCCGACATTGTGGTGACCGACGTGCGGATGCCGCCGGACTTCAAGGATGACGGCCTGCGGGCGGCGATGGATCTGCGCGGTCGCTTCCCGGCGCTCGCGGTCCTGGTGCTCACGCAGTACGCCACGACGGCCTACGCGTGCGAGCTGTTGGAGTCCGGCGAGCACTCCCGCGGCGGCCTCGGCTACCTGCTCAAGGACCGGATCGGCGGGGTGGCCGAGTTCCTGGCAGCGATCGATTGCGTTGCTACGGGCGGCACGGTCATCGATCCGGAGGTCATCCACCAGTTGATGGGGCGCAGGCAGGTGGACGAGCCGCTGGGCCGGCTCACCCCTCGGGAGCGGGAGGTGCTGGGGCTGATGGCCGAGGGGAAGACCAACGCCGCCATTGCAGCGGCGCTGAACGTCAGTCAGCCCACGGTCGCCAAGGGCATCGGCAGCATCTTCCTGAAGTTTGGTCTCTCCGAGGACGACGGCCACCGCCGAGTGTTGGCCGTGCTGACGTATCTGCGTTCCTGA
- a CDS encoding tryptophan halogenase family protein, whose protein sequence is MVDSVVVVGGGTAGWMTATYLNAAFGDRVTVTVVESKNVPALGVGEATFSTIRHFFNYLGLNEQEWMLECHATYKLAVRFEDWNKPGDTFYHPFERNRVVDGFPLTDWWVQKKPTERFDKDSFLIASMCDAQSSPRYLDNSLFDGTFERGEEHRTTLTEQNTQFPYAYHFDAALLAKFLTRYGVERGVQHVLDDVVDVVLDDQGVIDHVRTREHGDVHGDFFVDCTGFRSLLVHQTLKEPFISFQDHLPNDSAVALRVPVDMAERGIRPATTATAKDAGWIWTIPLFERLGTGYVYASEYATPEEAERTLREFLGPVADNATANHIRMRIGRSERAWVKNCVAIGLSNGFVEPLESTGIFIIQNGIEQLVKNFPVGREETDVHLRDTYNRHAAHVMDGLREFMVLHWYASGRADNRYWKDTKTRALPDGLAERLEQWKVKLPDQDSIYPHYHGFESYSYRAIILGMGGLPVQPLPVLGKLDSTAADREFQLVADQAAALVEKLPSQYEYFAHLHGLPPAQRKAGTAR, encoded by the coding sequence ATGGTTGACAGCGTGGTGGTCGTCGGTGGCGGTACAGCGGGCTGGATGACGGCGACGTACCTGAACGCGGCGTTCGGCGACCGGGTGACGGTAACCGTGGTCGAGTCGAAGAACGTGCCCGCGCTCGGGGTGGGCGAGGCCACCTTCAGCACCATCCGGCACTTCTTCAACTACCTGGGCCTGAACGAGCAGGAGTGGATGCTGGAGTGCCATGCCACCTACAAGCTGGCCGTCCGGTTCGAGGACTGGAACAAGCCGGGAGACACCTTCTATCACCCGTTCGAGCGCAACCGTGTCGTGGACGGCTTCCCGCTCACCGACTGGTGGGTGCAGAAGAAGCCAACCGAGCGGTTCGACAAGGACTCCTTCCTCATCGCTTCGATGTGCGATGCGCAGAGCTCGCCGCGGTATCTGGACAACTCCCTATTCGACGGCACGTTCGAGCGGGGTGAGGAGCACCGCACCACACTGACTGAGCAGAACACCCAGTTCCCCTACGCCTACCACTTCGATGCGGCGCTGCTGGCGAAGTTCCTGACCCGCTACGGCGTGGAGCGCGGGGTGCAGCACGTGCTCGACGACGTGGTGGACGTCGTGCTGGACGACCAGGGCGTGATCGACCACGTCCGCACCCGCGAGCATGGTGACGTCCACGGCGACTTCTTCGTCGACTGCACGGGCTTCCGCAGCCTGCTGGTGCACCAGACGCTCAAGGAGCCGTTCATCTCGTTCCAGGACCACCTGCCCAACGACAGCGCGGTCGCACTGCGCGTGCCGGTGGACATGGCCGAGCGCGGCATCCGCCCGGCCACCACTGCGACCGCGAAGGACGCGGGCTGGATCTGGACGATCCCGCTGTTCGAGCGGCTCGGCACTGGCTACGTGTACGCCAGCGAGTACGCCACCCCGGAGGAGGCCGAGCGTACGCTGCGCGAGTTCCTCGGCCCGGTGGCGGACAACGCCACCGCCAACCACATCCGGATGCGCATCGGCCGGAGCGAGCGCGCGTGGGTGAAGAACTGCGTGGCGATCGGCCTTTCCAACGGGTTCGTCGAACCGCTGGAGTCCACCGGCATCTTCATCATCCAGAACGGCATCGAGCAGCTGGTCAAGAACTTCCCCGTCGGCCGGGAGGAGACCGATGTCCACCTCCGCGACACCTACAACCGGCATGCCGCACACGTGATGGACGGTCTGCGGGAGTTCATGGTGCTGCACTGGTACGCATCGGGCCGCGCCGACAACCGGTACTGGAAGGACACCAAGACCCGGGCGCTCCCTGACGGACTGGCCGAGCGACTGGAGCAGTGGAAGGTCAAGTTGCCCGACCAGGACTCGATCTACCCGCACTACCACGGTTTCGAGTCGTACTCCTACCGCGCAATCATCCTCGGCATGGGCGGGCTGCCGGTGCAGCCGCTGCCCGTGCTGGGCAAGCTCGACAGCACCGCGGCGGACCGGGAGTTCCAGCTGGTGGCCGACCAGGCAGCCGCGCTGGTCGAGAAGTTGCCCAGCCAGTACGAGTACTTCGCCCACCTGCACGGTCTCCCGCCAGCGCAGCGGAAGGCGGGCACGGCGCGATGA
- a CDS encoding cation:proton antiporter, translated as MSIAEFAAGTGRVVLALLAVFLVSFVGRVVSRRLRQPTVVAEIALGLAIGPILISLGSRQTLLPTETVGWLRYVGHVGLVLFLIGVAHELRRTKVPARGQLIGWTTAGALVVPLLAGCGFAVAVLADPALRGTAPTVALVLVLAVSLSVTAVPVLARILEEQELIDTPVGKLSMTVAMIIDVVGWLLLAIALGLAAGGTGDVPRLVAVVAAGLLVMLCFGRLLRTAAVTAFRDRFGPLTAVLIGTAGLVGSWAFQKEGLTEIFGALLVGLAIPADGWHGVASMATRIGRLLVPVFFVVTGISVFTGQFGATPWFTIVLAPVLGIIGKVGGGYLGARLGGAPASDAARVGILVNTRGLTELVVLQAGYSAGVITAPVFLSLVIMALVTTAMTGPCYALLERRAAYHWNVAALAVEGIK; from the coding sequence ATGAGCATCGCCGAGTTCGCGGCCGGGACCGGCCGCGTGGTGCTCGCGCTGCTGGCCGTGTTCCTGGTCTCGTTCGTCGGCCGCGTGGTAAGCCGTCGGCTGCGGCAGCCCACCGTCGTCGCGGAGATCGCCCTCGGGCTCGCGATCGGTCCGATCCTCATCTCCCTCGGCTCCAGGCAGACCCTGCTGCCGACGGAGACGGTCGGCTGGCTGCGCTACGTCGGACACGTCGGGCTGGTGCTGTTCCTGATCGGGGTCGCGCACGAGCTCCGCCGCACGAAGGTACCGGCCCGCGGCCAGTTGATCGGTTGGACCACCGCGGGCGCCTTGGTGGTCCCGCTCCTGGCGGGCTGCGGATTCGCGGTGGCGGTGCTGGCCGATCCCGCGCTGCGCGGCACCGCGCCCACAGTGGCCCTCGTGCTGGTGCTCGCGGTCTCGTTGTCGGTCACTGCTGTGCCGGTGCTCGCGCGCATCCTCGAAGAGCAGGAGCTGATCGACACCCCGGTTGGCAAGCTCTCGATGACGGTGGCGATGATCATCGACGTCGTGGGCTGGCTGCTGCTCGCGATCGCGCTCGGCCTGGCCGCGGGCGGGACGGGTGATGTGCCGCGGCTCGTCGCGGTGGTCGCCGCCGGACTGCTGGTGATGCTCTGCTTCGGGCGGCTGCTGCGCACCGCCGCCGTGACGGCGTTCCGGGACCGCTTCGGCCCACTCACGGCCGTCCTGATCGGGACGGCTGGGCTGGTGGGTTCCTGGGCGTTCCAGAAGGAGGGGCTGACCGAGATCTTCGGCGCCCTGCTGGTCGGGCTCGCCATCCCCGCCGACGGGTGGCACGGAGTAGCGAGCATGGCGACCCGGATCGGACGTCTGCTGGTGCCAGTGTTCTTCGTGGTCACCGGGATCTCCGTGTTCACCGGGCAGTTCGGCGCGACGCCGTGGTTCACGATCGTGCTCGCCCCTGTCCTGGGCATCATCGGCAAGGTCGGCGGCGGCTACCTGGGGGCCAGGCTTGGCGGTGCGCCGGCGTCCGACGCGGCGCGCGTCGGGATACTGGTCAACACCCGGGGCCTGACCGAACTGGTGGTGCTCCAGGCGGGTTACAGCGCCGGAGTCATCACCGCTCCGGTGTTCCTCTCGCTGGTGATCATGGCGCTGGTGACCACGGCGATGACCGGACCGTGCTACGCCCTGCTCGAACGACGTGCGGCATACCACTGGAATGTGGCGGCCCTGGCAGTGGAAGGCATCAAGTGA
- a CDS encoding flavin reductase family protein — protein sequence MSTFPSGVAIVTTPDLDGQPWGMTCSSVCSVAVEPPTLLVCLREGSPTLAAMLRSSTFAVNLLHARARAAADLFASGAPHRFDLVRWSADLEAAGPHLTDDAHAIADCRISQTVSVGDHVVVFGEVSRVKHPATADRSPLLYGLRKYASWSAL from the coding sequence ATGTCGACGTTCCCCAGCGGTGTGGCCATCGTGACCACACCGGACCTCGACGGGCAGCCATGGGGGATGACGTGCTCGTCGGTGTGCAGTGTCGCGGTGGAGCCGCCGACGTTGCTCGTCTGCCTCCGCGAGGGGAGCCCCACCCTGGCGGCGATGCTGCGCAGCTCCACCTTCGCGGTCAACCTGCTGCACGCCCGCGCCAGGGCGGCGGCGGACCTCTTCGCCTCCGGAGCCCCTCATCGGTTCGACTTGGTGCGCTGGTCGGCCGACCTGGAGGCGGCTGGTCCGCATCTGACCGACGACGCACACGCGATCGCCGACTGCCGGATCAGCCAAACGGTCAGCGTCGGCGACCACGTCGTGGTGTTCGGCGAGGTGTCCCGCGTGAAGCACCCGGCGACGGCCGACCGGTCGCCACTGCTGTACGGGCTACGGAAGTACGCGTCCTGGTCCGCTCTTTGA
- a CDS encoding MbtH family protein encodes MSTNPFENPDGTYLVLVNDEGQHSLWPSFAETPEGWVVALPETDRQSALDYVETHWTDMRPRSLAEAMGRH; translated from the coding sequence ATGAGCACCAACCCGTTTGAGAACCCGGACGGCACCTACCTCGTGCTGGTCAACGATGAGGGCCAGCACTCCCTTTGGCCGTCCTTCGCTGAGACACCCGAGGGTTGGGTGGTCGCCCTGCCCGAGACCGACCGGCAGTCGGCGCTCGACTACGTCGAGACGCACTGGACCGACATGCGGCCCAGGAGCCTCGCGGAGGCGATGGGCCGGCACTGA
- a CDS encoding ArsR/SmtB family transcription factor produces MRIHFTVDDLAQLSMISTLGPVVESAFALKQFGRQGSASFHGWRKGVREQLGTRVAEVEQLADRYAADELLPLLKLHSGGNPELGGDERARQQARATLFEFCQVAVLPHWRQTRGHLASVRDASGRIGIANGMHALLDNLHPSLNWKPPVLEVAGEPDRDVHLNGRGLVLCPSLFLGGKACMVLDDLQEIGVPVLVFSVPVDAATESEFWGQYGGGEQALGALVGHTRAAALQMLSESCTTGELSQRLNISLAGASKHATVLRKAGLVTTARKRNTALHSLTPLGVALLRQRHSSRAS; encoded by the coding sequence TTGAGGATCCACTTCACGGTTGACGATCTCGCGCAATTAAGCATGATTTCCACTTTAGGCCCTGTCGTCGAAAGCGCATTCGCGCTGAAGCAGTTCGGCAGACAGGGAAGTGCCAGCTTCCACGGCTGGCGCAAAGGCGTTCGGGAACAGCTCGGCACCCGGGTCGCCGAAGTCGAGCAGCTCGCCGACCGTTACGCCGCGGACGAGCTGCTGCCGTTGCTCAAGCTGCACTCGGGCGGCAACCCCGAGCTCGGGGGCGACGAGCGGGCCCGTCAGCAGGCGCGGGCGACATTGTTCGAGTTCTGCCAGGTGGCCGTGTTGCCACACTGGCGGCAGACGCGCGGTCACCTGGCCTCGGTGCGCGACGCCAGCGGCCGGATCGGCATCGCCAACGGTATGCACGCCCTGCTGGACAACCTCCACCCGAGTCTGAACTGGAAGCCCCCGGTCCTGGAGGTGGCGGGGGAGCCAGATCGTGATGTGCACCTCAACGGGCGCGGGCTCGTGCTGTGTCCGTCGCTGTTCCTGGGAGGCAAGGCGTGCATGGTTCTGGACGATCTCCAGGAGATCGGGGTTCCCGTCCTGGTCTTCTCGGTGCCTGTGGACGCGGCGACCGAGTCCGAGTTCTGGGGTCAGTACGGCGGTGGCGAGCAAGCGCTGGGCGCCTTGGTCGGCCACACGCGCGCCGCCGCGCTCCAAATGCTGTCGGAGAGCTGCACTACAGGTGAGCTTTCGCAGCGACTGAACATCTCGCTGGCCGGCGCCAGCAAGCACGCCACGGTGCTACGCAAGGCGGGACTGGTCACGACGGCCCGCAAGCGCAACACGGCGCTTCACTCGCTGACGCCGCTCGGCGTGGCGCTGCTGCGGCAGCGGCATTCAAGCAGGGCGTCCTGA
- a CDS encoding methyltransferase: MLPSALEKAIYGVYATTAVHLADKHGVFGFLITQEAPTGKIATALGLDEETLDRLLVLLDSFGVIEQNEHGAYFVSAEMAPFVDPRSPRSVGGFLSHVMNSTVGRLPQLDDYLTAGKSAVDAALPAPFDVMYRTPKLTEEFLAAMWQLTYDVSRELVPMAGLTGVRHLVDIGGASGPFCVAALEATPGLQATVYELPEVGPYVAGTVEKYGLQGRLDFAAGDFHRDEFPPTECVAFGYILSGWTDEIGLELLRKAYRACADGGRALVMDRLFDDDRRGPLPTAVMNLSMHVEAKGRHRTAAEYIGLLESAGFVDCEVHRSTQDKQLVIGHKR; encoded by the coding sequence ATGCTACCCAGCGCGTTGGAAAAAGCGATCTACGGCGTGTACGCGACAACTGCGGTCCACTTGGCGGACAAGCACGGTGTCTTCGGGTTCCTCATCACCCAGGAGGCGCCCACCGGCAAGATCGCCACCGCGCTCGGGCTCGACGAGGAGACCCTCGACCGGTTGCTGGTCCTCCTCGACTCCTTCGGAGTCATCGAGCAGAACGAGCACGGTGCCTACTTCGTTTCTGCGGAAATGGCACCGTTCGTCGACCCCCGGAGTCCACGCTCCGTCGGTGGCTTTCTCAGTCACGTGATGAACAGCACCGTCGGCCGACTGCCGCAGCTGGACGACTACCTGACGGCCGGGAAGTCGGCCGTGGACGCCGCCCTGCCTGCCCCGTTCGACGTCATGTACAGGACTCCGAAGCTCACTGAGGAGTTCCTGGCGGCTATGTGGCAGCTCACCTACGACGTCTCCCGCGAACTGGTGCCCATGGCTGGGCTGACCGGGGTCCGGCACCTGGTGGACATCGGCGGCGCGAGCGGACCGTTCTGCGTAGCCGCGCTGGAGGCGACCCCCGGCCTGCAGGCCACGGTGTACGAGCTGCCCGAGGTCGGCCCGTACGTGGCCGGCACCGTCGAGAAGTACGGCCTGCAGGGCAGGCTGGACTTCGCCGCAGGCGACTTCCACCGCGACGAGTTCCCGCCGACCGAGTGCGTCGCGTTCGGCTACATCCTCTCCGGCTGGACCGACGAGATCGGCCTGGAGCTGTTGCGCAAGGCATACCGCGCATGCGCCGACGGCGGTCGAGCCCTGGTCATGGACCGCCTGTTCGACGACGACCGTCGCGGGCCGCTACCCACCGCGGTGATGAACCTGTCGATGCATGTCGAGGCGAAGGGCAGGCACCGGACCGCGGCGGAGTACATCGGCCTGCTGGAGAGCGCGGGGTTCGTCGACTGCGAGGTGCACCGCTCCACCCAGGACAAGCAGTTGGTCATCGGTCACAAGAGGTGA